One part of the Marichromatium purpuratum 984 genome encodes these proteins:
- the rplQ gene encoding 50S ribosomal protein L17 yields MRHRKAGRHLNRTSSHREAMFRNMAASLFEHELIKTTVPKAKELRRVAEPLITLAKEDSVHARRQAFARLRDKDAVGKLFAELGPRYQGRPGGYLRILKCGYRSSDAAPMAYVELVDRPVQTEVEDED; encoded by the coding sequence ATGCGTCACCGCAAAGCCGGAAGGCATCTGAATCGCACCAGCTCGCACCGCGAGGCGATGTTTCGCAACATGGCGGCTTCGCTGTTTGAGCACGAGCTGATCAAGACGACCGTGCCCAAGGCCAAAGAGCTGCGTCGGGTCGCCGAGCCGCTGATCACCCTGGCGAAGGAAGACTCGGTGCACGCGCGTCGTCAGGCCTTCGCGCGTCTGCGCGACAAGGATGCCGTCGGCAAGCTGTTCGCCGAACTCGGCCCGCGTTACCAGGGTCGCCCCGGCGGCTATCTGCGTATCCTCAAGTGTGGTTATCGCTCCAGCGACGCGGCCCCCATGGCCTACGTCGAGCTGGTCGACCGTCCGGTGCAGACCGAGGTCGAGGACGAGGATTGA
- the rpsM gene encoding 30S ribosomal protein S13, giving the protein MARIAGVNIPDKKHAVIALTAIYGIGRTRAGEICDAAGIPRDTKIQSLTEEEVEKLRGEVARFSVEGDLRREVSMNIKRLMDLGCNRGIRHRRGLPLRGQRTRTNARTRKGPRRPIKR; this is encoded by the coding sequence ATGGCCCGTATCGCCGGCGTCAACATTCCCGACAAAAAGCACGCCGTGATCGCGTTGACCGCGATCTACGGCATCGGCCGCACCCGCGCGGGCGAGATCTGCGACGCGGCAGGTATTCCGCGTGACACCAAGATCCAGAGCCTCACCGAGGAAGAGGTCGAGAAGCTGCGTGGCGAGGTCGCCAGATTCTCCGTCGAGGGCGATCTGCGTCGTGAAGTGTCGATGAACATCAAGCGCCTGATGGACCTCGGCTGCAACCGCGGCATCCGTCATCGTCGCGGCCTGCCCCTGCGTGGTCAGCGCACGCGCACCAACGCACGGACCCGCAAGGGGCCGCGTCGTCCGATCAAACGCTAA
- a CDS encoding DUF2835 domain-containing protein has product MQRYYFTLDIPASEYLRYYSGAAARALVKTHDGRTLSLPAVNLRRFVTNAGIRGTFCLTVDDDQRFVSLERQDHATPGVRA; this is encoded by the coding sequence ATGCAACGCTACTACTTCACTCTCGACATCCCGGCCAGCGAGTATCTGCGCTACTACAGCGGCGCCGCGGCACGGGCGCTGGTCAAGACGCACGACGGGCGCACCCTGTCACTGCCGGCGGTGAACCTGCGTCGCTTTGTCACCAACGCGGGGATTCGAGGCACCTTCTGTCTCACCGTCGACGACGATCAGCGCTTCGTCTCCCTCGAACGCCAGGACCACGCCACGCCCGGCGTGCGCGCCTGA
- a CDS encoding tellurite resistance TerB family protein produces the protein MAGFGDLLGSLLQNNLSGSGVQRLTQGLGQFSTTPGEGGSGLSALLDGARGVLGQAADNPLQAGGLGAALGSVLGGGGDAVRGALTGGALAMLAGVAYKALANPEGEGAAQSSVPPAAQPEPAQADTARDDKARLLVRAMINAAKCDGQIGVDEMQRIVDQAAASGLEAQVRQWLADELVRPLDLDAFAAEIPDRETAAEVYAASLLAIEVDTPEEHAYLDGLAARTGLTPEVTAQLRRALGVAG, from the coding sequence ATGGCAGGTTTCGGCGATCTACTCGGTTCACTGCTGCAGAACAACCTCTCCGGCAGCGGTGTACAACGTCTCACCCAGGGGTTGGGGCAGTTCTCCACCACGCCCGGCGAGGGTGGCAGCGGTCTGAGCGCGCTGCTCGACGGCGCGCGCGGGGTGCTCGGTCAGGCCGCCGATAATCCGCTCCAGGCCGGCGGGCTGGGGGCGGCACTCGGTTCGGTACTCGGTGGCGGCGGGGATGCGGTACGTGGCGCGCTCACCGGCGGTGCCCTGGCGATGCTCGCCGGGGTGGCCTACAAGGCGCTGGCCAACCCCGAGGGGGAGGGTGCTGCCCAGTCGTCGGTGCCACCGGCGGCGCAACCCGAGCCGGCGCAGGCTGATACGGCACGTGATGACAAGGCGCGATTGCTGGTGCGAGCGATGATCAATGCCGCCAAGTGCGACGGCCAGATCGGGGTCGACGAGATGCAGCGGATCGTCGATCAGGCTGCGGCGAGCGGACTCGAGGCGCAGGTGCGTCAGTGGCTCGCCGATGAACTGGTGCGCCCGCTTGACCTCGACGCCTTCGCCGCCGAGATTCCCGATCGGGAGACGGCCGCCGAGGTCTATGCCGCCTCGCTGCTGGCGATCGAGGTCGATACCCCGGAGGAGCACGCCTATCTCGACGGCTTGGCTGCGCGCACCGGGTTGACGCCAGAGGTCACCGCCCAGCTCCGGCGCGCCCTCGGGGTTGCTGGCTGA
- a CDS encoding DEAD/DEAH box helicase has product MNMHFSDYPLDPSLLRGLEQAGYEQPTPVQEAVLEPALDGRDLMVCAATGSGKTAAFLLPMMQHMLETPKADGGTRALILVPTRELARQVREHFMRIGGHTRLGVDVITGGDSRAHQIATLRRNPEFLIATPGRFREMLEHGRTELDDLEFLVLDEADRMLEMGFVEDVVTIIENSNPDRQSLLFSATLERRGLERITALLLDDPLALTLDAVREAHPDIRHQCLLSDEVAHKREQLRWLLANETFEKALVFVNSRDLATELGGWLGAQGERVAVLHGELEQRERNRVMGLLQQGKVRVLVATDLAARGIDVPGVERVFNLEVPRNGEDYLHRSGRTGRAGEQGVAVNLVGPTEWNRMESISRFLGLTLEWRAIDELAARFKGPAAKKRRKTPASRVKAKKTPARAASKTKDKQRHRDRKNIGKRRAPSGKPIEAGHAPLSRKRRDEGGTEER; this is encoded by the coding sequence ATGAACATGCATTTTTCCGACTACCCGCTCGATCCCTCGCTGCTGCGCGGCCTCGAGCAGGCAGGCTATGAGCAACCGACCCCGGTCCAGGAGGCGGTGCTCGAGCCCGCCCTTGATGGTCGCGACCTGATGGTCTGCGCCGCCACCGGCTCGGGCAAGACCGCCGCCTTCCTGCTGCCGATGATGCAGCACATGCTCGAGACCCCCAAGGCCGACGGCGGCACCCGCGCGCTGATCCTGGTGCCGACCCGCGAGCTGGCGCGTCAGGTACGCGAGCACTTCATGCGCATCGGCGGTCACACCCGCCTCGGCGTCGACGTCATCACCGGCGGTGACTCGCGCGCCCACCAGATCGCCACCCTGCGCAGGAACCCGGAGTTCCTGATCGCCACCCCGGGACGGTTCCGCGAGATGCTCGAGCACGGTCGCACCGAACTCGACGACCTCGAGTTCCTGGTGCTCGACGAGGCCGACCGGATGCTCGAGATGGGCTTCGTCGAGGACGTGGTGACCATCATCGAGAACAGCAATCCCGACCGTCAGTCGCTGCTGTTCTCCGCCACCCTGGAGCGGCGCGGACTGGAGCGGATCACCGCACTCCTGCTCGACGACCCGCTGGCACTGACCCTGGACGCGGTGCGCGAGGCTCATCCCGACATCCGTCACCAGTGCTTGCTCAGCGACGAGGTCGCGCACAAGCGCGAGCAGCTGCGCTGGCTGCTCGCCAACGAGACCTTCGAGAAGGCACTGGTGTTCGTCAACAGCCGCGACCTGGCCACCGAGCTTGGCGGCTGGCTCGGCGCCCAGGGCGAACGGGTCGCCGTACTCCACGGCGAACTCGAGCAGCGCGAGCGCAACCGGGTGATGGGACTGCTCCAGCAGGGCAAGGTACGGGTGCTGGTCGCCACCGACCTGGCCGCACGCGGGATCGACGTCCCCGGGGTGGAGCGGGTGTTCAATCTCGAGGTGCCGCGCAACGGCGAGGACTATCTGCACCGCAGCGGACGCACCGGACGCGCCGGTGAGCAGGGCGTCGCCGTGAACCTGGTCGGGCCGACCGAATGGAACCGCATGGAGAGCATCAGCCGCTTCCTCGGCCTCACGCTCGAGTGGCGGGCGATCGATGAGCTGGCGGCACGCTTCAAGGGACCGGCGGCGAAGAAGCGGCGCAAGACCCCGGCCAGCCGGGTCAAGGCCAAGAAGACTCCGGCACGCGCCGCCAGCAAGACCAAGGACAAGCAGCGCCACCGTGATCGCAAGAACATCGGCAAGCGCCGCGCACCCTCGGGCAAGCCGATCGAGGCCGGTCATGCCCCACTGAGTCGCAAGCGTCGCGACGAGGGCGGGACCGAGGAGCGCTGA
- the rpmJ gene encoding 50S ribosomal protein L36: MKVRASVKKLCRNCKVIKRNGTVRVICSDPRHKQRQG; the protein is encoded by the coding sequence ATGAAAGTGCGTGCATCGGTCAAGAAGTTGTGCAGAAACTGCAAGGTGATCAAGCGGAATGGAACGGTGCGGGTCATCTGTTCCGACCCCCGTCACAAGCAGCGCCAGGGTTGA
- a CDS encoding DNA-directed RNA polymerase subunit alpha, protein MTDAIGEFLKPRIVKVDLVDGSPNHAKVSLEPLERGFGHTLGNALRRILLSSIDGYAVTEVEIQGVLHEYTTMEGVQEDVLEILLNLKQLAISLDGKDEATFTLSKSGPGPVTAADIELDHSATIANPELVIANLTEGELSMTLTVRRGRGYEPATARESEEGEDRPIGKLPLDASYSPVRRVALEVQSARVEQRTDLDRLVIDLETNGTIDPKESIQRAATILRDQLSSFVVLEGTGAADSQSVEQRDESPYDPILLRPVDDLELTVRSANCLKAENIYLIGDLIQRTEVELLKTPNLGKKSLTEIKDVLATRGLSLGMRLENWPPENIAELSVR, encoded by the coding sequence ATGACTGACGCTATTGGCGAATTTCTGAAACCACGCATCGTCAAGGTCGACCTGGTCGATGGCAGCCCGAACCACGCCAAGGTTTCGCTAGAGCCCCTGGAGCGTGGTTTCGGGCACACCCTGGGTAATGCGCTGCGGCGCATTCTGCTCTCCTCGATCGATGGCTATGCCGTCACCGAGGTCGAGATCCAGGGCGTCCTCCATGAGTACACCACCATGGAGGGCGTGCAGGAAGACGTCCTCGAGATCCTGCTCAACCTCAAGCAGCTTGCGATCTCGCTCGACGGCAAGGACGAGGCGACCTTCACCCTGAGCAAGTCCGGTCCCGGTCCGGTGACCGCCGCCGACATCGAACTCGATCACTCGGCCACCATCGCCAACCCCGAGTTGGTGATCGCCAACCTCACCGAGGGTGAGCTGAGCATGACCCTGACGGTGCGTCGTGGTCGTGGCTACGAGCCGGCGACCGCGCGTGAGAGCGAAGAGGGCGAGGACCGTCCGATCGGCAAGCTGCCGCTCGATGCTTCCTACAGCCCGGTGCGTCGTGTCGCGCTCGAGGTGCAGTCGGCCCGTGTCGAGCAGCGCACCGATCTCGATCGTCTGGTGATCGATCTGGAGACCAACGGCACCATCGATCCCAAGGAATCGATCCAGCGCGCCGCGACCATCCTGCGCGACCAGCTCTCGAGCTTCGTCGTGCTCGAGGGTACGGGTGCCGCGGACAGCCAGTCCGTCGAGCAGCGCGATGAATCGCCCTACGATCCGATCTTGCTGCGCCCGGTCGACGATCTGGAGCTGACGGTGCGTTCGGCGAACTGCCTGAAGGCCGAGAACATCTACCTGATCGGCGATCTGATCCAGCGTACCGAGGTGGAGTTGCTCAAGACCCCGAATCTCGGCAAGAAGTCGCTCACGGAGATCAAGGACGTGCTCGCCACGCGCGGTCTCTCGCTGGGGATGCGGCTCGAGAACTGGCCGCCTGAAAACATCGCCGAACTGAGCGTCCGCTGA
- the rpsK gene encoding 30S ribosomal protein S11, translated as MAKPIRSTKKKVKKQVADGIAHVHASFNNTIITITDRQGNALAWATAGGSGFRGSRKSTPFAAQVAADRAGQAAKEYGLRNLDVNVKGPGPGRESAVRALNNAGFKITSITDVTPIPHNGCRPPKKRRV; from the coding sequence ATGGCTAAACCGATTCGCAGCACCAAGAAAAAGGTCAAGAAGCAGGTTGCAGACGGCATTGCGCACGTCCACGCCTCCTTCAACAACACCATCATCACGATCACCGATCGTCAGGGCAACGCCTTGGCCTGGGCCACCGCCGGTGGTTCGGGCTTCCGCGGTTCGCGCAAGAGCACGCCCTTCGCGGCTCAGGTTGCCGCCGATCGTGCCGGTCAGGCTGCCAAGGAATACGGCCTGCGCAACCTGGACGTGAACGTCAAGGGGCCGGGGCCGGGTCGTGAGTCCGCCGTGCGCGCACTCAACAACGCGGGTTTCAAGATCACCAGCATCACCGATGTGACCCCGATCCCGCACAACGGCTGCCGTCCGCCCAAGAAGCGGCGCGTCTGA
- the rpsD gene encoding 30S ribosomal protein S4 has product MARYTGPTCKLARREGTDLSLKSRARALDTKCNLEKQPGQTTDRRRRLSDYGLQLREKQKVRRIYGVLEKQFRNYYKKAAGTKGATGENLLQLLERRLDNVVYRMGFGATRAEARQLVSHKAILVNGRIVNIASFQVGVDDEIEVREAARKQVRVQNALSLAEQYGFSDWVEVDTKAMKGVFKRVPDRSDLPADINESLIVELYSK; this is encoded by the coding sequence ATGGCACGTTACACAGGCCCAACCTGCAAGCTGGCGCGTCGCGAGGGGACCGATCTCTCCTTGAAGAGCCGCGCGCGCGCTCTGGACACCAAGTGCAACCTCGAGAAGCAGCCCGGACAGACCACCGACCGTCGTCGGCGCCTCTCCGACTATGGTCTGCAGCTGCGTGAGAAGCAGAAGGTGCGTCGCATCTACGGCGTGCTCGAGAAGCAGTTCCGCAACTACTACAAGAAGGCCGCCGGCACCAAGGGTGCAACCGGCGAGAACCTGCTCCAGCTGCTCGAGCGTCGTCTCGACAACGTCGTCTATCGCATGGGCTTTGGCGCCACTCGCGCCGAGGCACGTCAGCTGGTCAGCCACAAGGCCATCCTGGTCAACGGCCGTATCGTCAACATCGCCTCCTTCCAGGTCGGCGTCGATGACGAGATCGAGGTCCGTGAGGCCGCTCGCAAGCAGGTGCGCGTGCAGAACGCGCTGTCGCTGGCCGAGCAGTACGGCTTCTCCGACTGGGTCGAGGTCGACACCAAGGCCATGAAAGGCGTCTTCAAGCGTGTTCCCGATCGTTCCGATCTGCCGGCGGACATCAATGAATCGCTGATCGTCGAGCTGTACTCCAAGTAA
- the secY gene encoding preprotein translocase subunit SecY — protein sequence MAKNVGSMGSALGGMGRLTELRQRLLFVLGALLVYRIGTFIPVPGVNPEALAILFDQNQGSILDMFNMFSGGALERASLFALGIMPYISASIIMQLMTAVLPKLEQLKKEGESGRRKITQYTRYGTVVLATFQAIGISMALQGQTAGGSALVSHAGPGFVFTATVSLVTGTMFLMWLGEQITERGIGNGISLIIFAGIVAGLPSALGGTLELARTGEMNSLAVLALFALALAVTAFVVFVERGQRRITVNYARRQQGRRMMQAQSTHLPLKLNMAGVIPPIFASSIILFPGTLGQWFGSNEDLRWLADITAKLSPGEPVYVLFYATAIIFFCFFYTALVFNAKETADNLKRSGAFIPGIRPGEQTARYIDTVMTRLTAAGAIYITAVCLLPEFLIVGYNVPFYFGGTSLLIVVVVVMDFMAQIQAHLMSHQYEGLMKKANLKSPGAGMLR from the coding sequence ATGGCCAAGAACGTCGGATCCATGGGAAGTGCGCTCGGCGGTATGGGGCGGTTGACAGAGTTGCGTCAGCGCCTGCTGTTCGTGCTCGGCGCACTGCTCGTCTATCGTATCGGTACCTTCATCCCGGTCCCGGGCGTCAACCCCGAGGCCTTGGCCATCCTGTTCGATCAGAACCAGGGGTCGATCCTGGACATGTTCAACATGTTCTCGGGAGGTGCCCTGGAGCGCGCCAGTCTGTTCGCGCTGGGCATCATGCCCTACATCTCCGCCTCCATCATCATGCAGTTGATGACGGCGGTGTTGCCGAAGCTCGAACAGTTGAAAAAGGAAGGCGAGTCCGGTCGCCGCAAGATCACTCAGTACACCCGCTACGGTACCGTGGTGCTCGCGACCTTTCAGGCCATCGGTATCTCGATGGCGCTGCAGGGTCAGACCGCTGGTGGTTCGGCGTTGGTCTCCCACGCCGGTCCCGGGTTCGTGTTCACTGCGACCGTGTCGCTGGTGACCGGCACCATGTTCCTGATGTGGCTCGGCGAGCAGATCACCGAGCGCGGTATCGGCAACGGCATCTCGCTGATCATCTTCGCGGGTATCGTCGCCGGTCTGCCCTCGGCGCTCGGCGGCACCCTGGAGCTGGCGCGCACCGGTGAGATGAACTCGCTGGCGGTCCTCGCGCTGTTCGCCCTGGCATTGGCGGTCACCGCATTCGTGGTGTTCGTCGAGCGCGGGCAGCGGCGGATTACCGTCAACTACGCACGTCGCCAGCAGGGGCGGCGGATGATGCAGGCGCAGAGCACGCACCTGCCGCTCAAGCTCAACATGGCCGGCGTCATCCCGCCGATCTTCGCCTCCAGCATCATCCTCTTCCCAGGGACGCTGGGGCAGTGGTTCGGCAGCAACGAGGATCTGCGTTGGCTGGCCGACATCACCGCGAAGCTCTCGCCCGGTGAGCCGGTCTACGTGCTCTTTTACGCGACGGCGATCATCTTCTTCTGCTTCTTCTACACCGCGCTGGTGTTCAATGCGAAGGAGACGGCCGACAACCTCAAGCGCTCTGGGGCTTTCATTCCGGGGATCCGTCCGGGGGAGCAGACGGCGCGCTACATCGATACCGTCATGACCCGGTTGACGGCAGCAGGCGCGATCTACATCACCGCTGTCTGCTTGCTGCCTGAGTTCCTGATCGTGGGTTACAACGTGCCGTTCTATTTCGGCGGCACCTCACTGTTAATCGTAGTGGTCGTGGTCATGGACTTCATGGCGCAGATTCAGGCTCACCTGATGTCGCATCAGTACGAGGGCCTGATGAAGAAGGCCAACCTGAAGTCACCCGGCGCCGGCATGTTGCGCTGA
- a CDS encoding YfbR-like 5'-deoxynucleotidase produces MQDLKLNMRDIARSGHVTRWHSVRCARNQTLAEHHYLVAMITRELLSRVMPEEPAPEVRLQALEYALLHDAPELLMGDMPSPLKRRVAEVAGRADPLERIEREIAPEVVARKQALRHTPLAFIVKLADLMDACLFIREEGIGAHAAVVADKSETALRDKLAEARAVFPALDWTQVERLYAEMAGCAGTDNRLLFE; encoded by the coding sequence ATGCAGGACCTCAAGCTCAACATGCGTGACATCGCCCGCTCCGGTCATGTCACGCGCTGGCACTCGGTGCGCTGTGCCCGCAACCAGACGCTTGCTGAGCACCACTATCTGGTCGCGATGATCACCCGCGAGCTGCTCTCGCGGGTGATGCCCGAAGAGCCTGCTCCCGAGGTGCGGCTGCAGGCGTTGGAATATGCCTTGCTCCACGATGCCCCGGAGCTGCTGATGGGCGACATGCCCTCGCCACTGAAGCGTCGCGTGGCCGAGGTCGCGGGGCGCGCCGACCCGCTGGAGCGGATCGAGCGCGAGATCGCCCCCGAGGTGGTCGCGCGCAAGCAGGCGCTGCGCCATACCCCGCTGGCCTTCATCGTCAAGCTCGCCGACCTGATGGATGCCTGTCTGTTCATCCGCGAGGAAGGTATCGGCGCCCATGCCGCGGTGGTCGCCGACAAGAGCGAGACAGCGCTGCGCGACAAGCTCGCCGAGGCGCGGGCGGTCTTCCCCGCGCTCGACTGGACCCAGGTCGAGCGTCTCTATGCCGAGATGGCCGGTTGCGCCGGTACCGACAACCGTCTG
- a CDS encoding SAM hydrolase/SAM-dependent halogenase family protein → MIEAPVVERIALVTDFGAGPYLGQMQALLDACLPDHAVIDLVHDLPPFRPDLAAYLLSALVRDMPPRTLYLCVVDPGVGGARDGVVAQVGEDWFVAPDNGLLAPHLMAGAGQCWQIGWLPPQRSATFHGRDWFLPVAARLCRGEDIGATRLDRPVGHDWPEMLSRILYADHYGNLMTGLRPVDHAQSLRVGARLLPWARTFCAVEPGEAFWYENALGLVEIAVNQGRADHALGLVPGDSIGPFVMPG, encoded by the coding sequence GTGATCGAAGCTCCGGTCGTCGAACGCATCGCCCTGGTCACCGACTTTGGCGCCGGCCCCTATCTCGGGCAGATGCAGGCTCTGCTCGACGCCTGCCTGCCCGATCATGCGGTGATCGACCTGGTCCACGATCTGCCGCCCTTTCGTCCCGATCTCGCCGCCTATTTGTTGTCGGCGTTGGTGCGCGACATGCCCCCGCGCACCCTCTATCTCTGTGTCGTCGATCCCGGTGTCGGTGGCGCGCGCGACGGTGTCGTCGCGCAGGTCGGCGAGGACTGGTTCGTCGCCCCGGACAATGGACTGCTCGCGCCGCACCTGATGGCCGGGGCAGGGCAGTGCTGGCAGATCGGCTGGCTGCCGCCGCAGCGCAGCGCGACCTTCCACGGGCGCGACTGGTTCCTGCCGGTGGCTGCGCGGTTGTGCCGGGGCGAGGACATCGGCGCCACCCGGCTCGATCGACCCGTGGGGCATGACTGGCCGGAGATGCTCAGCCGGATCCTCTATGCCGATCACTATGGCAACCTGATGACCGGTCTGCGACCGGTCGACCATGCGCAGTCCTTGCGTGTCGGTGCGCGTTTGCTGCCCTGGGCGCGAACCTTCTGTGCGGTCGAGCCGGGGGAAGCCTTCTGGTACGAGAATGCGCTCGGGCTGGTCGAGATCGCGGTCAACCAGGGACGTGCTGATCATGCCCTGGGGCTGGTTCCCGGCGATTCGATCGGGCCATTCGTCATGCCGGGGTGA